GTCTGGATGACCAGCTTGTTGCCTTCCATGAGCTCGATGTGACCGGTCAGCCGGTCACCATTATCCAGCCAGATGGTATCGGCGACCGCGGGCAATGCGCACAACAGGGAAAACAACAGCAGATAACGTGACTTCAACATGAAAACCAGCCTGGACAATCTGAAAGAGACAAAGGAAGAGGCATTATCCATGAGAGAAGGTTCCCCGGCACCTGCTTCCGCTTCCACTGCGGATGACCGTAAGCAGCTGCTCTGGCAGGTGCTGGCCTCCATTCCCCCGGGGCGCGTGAGCAGCTATGGCCGACTGGCGCAGCTGGCCGGCCTGGGGCGCGGCGCCCGACTGGTCGGCCGCTGGCTGGGGCAGTTGCCGGATGATACCCGCCTGCCCTGGCACCGTGTGTTGAACAGCCAGGGGCAACTGTCGCTGCCGGCGGACAGTCCGTCGGGTCAGGAACAATATCAGCGGCTGATGGCCGAAGGTGTCATCATTCGCAACCGGCGGGTGAATATGGCCCGTTACGGCTGGCCGGATCTGCACACAGGCGATAAGTGACCACTCGATGAACGACACCCCAGTAGTACCAGACCGCGAGAGCTGGAAGGTCTACCTCAAACCCCGCGTGCTGGGGATGCTGTTTCTCGGCTTTTCCGCCGGGCTGCCATTGCTGCTGGTCGGCGGTACTTTCAGTGCCTGGTTGCGCGATCTGGGTATCGAGCTGGCCGCCATCGGCTTTCTCAGCTGGGTCGGCATGGCGCATTCGATCAAGGTGCTGTGGGCGCCGCTTATCGACCGTGCACCGCTGCCGCTACTCAGCCGGTGGCTGGGCCGGCGCCGCGCCTGGATGCTGCTGGCACAACTGGTGATCGCTGGCGCCTTGCTGGGTATGGCTCTCACCGACCCGCGGGAGAACCTCACACTGGTCGCGCTATGGGCGGTTCTGGCCGCCTTCGGCTCAGCTACTCAGGATGTCGCCATTGATGCCTACCGGGTCGAAGCCGAAGCCCGCCATCGGCAGGCTGCCATGGCTGCCACCTATGTCACCGGCTATCGCGTGGCTGTGCTCGCCGCGGGTGCCGGCGCACTGCATCTGGCCTCCATCGACAGCTGGACCTTGGCGTATGGCAGCATGGCTATGTTGATGGGTGTGGGGCTACTCACCACTCTGGTCATCGCCGAGCCGGTCGTTTCGGTCACCAGCTCAACCCTGCACTTCGAACACCGTGTCGCCGACTATCTGGCCCAGACCCGCCATGGCGGCTGGCGGCGCCATCTCACGGCCTGGTTCATCGGTGCCATGGTCTGCCCTTTTGCCGAGTTCTTTCAACGCTACGGCAAAGCCGCCCTGTTGATTCTGGCCTTCATTGCT
Above is a genomic segment from Halopseudomonas litoralis containing:
- a CDS encoding MGMT family protein, with the protein product MREGSPAPASASTADDRKQLLWQVLASIPPGRVSSYGRLAQLAGLGRGARLVGRWLGQLPDDTRLPWHRVLNSQGQLSLPADSPSGQEQYQRLMAEGVIIRNRRVNMARYGWPDLHTGDK
- a CDS encoding AmpG family muropeptide MFS transporter, coding for MNDTPVVPDRESWKVYLKPRVLGMLFLGFSAGLPLLLVGGTFSAWLRDLGIELAAIGFLSWVGMAHSIKVLWAPLIDRAPLPLLSRWLGRRRAWMLLAQLVIAGALLGMALTDPRENLTLVALWAVLAAFGSATQDVAIDAYRVEAEARHRQAAMAATYVTGYRVAVLAAGAGALHLASIDSWTLAYGSMAMLMGVGLLTTLVIAEPVVSVTSSTLHFEHRVADYLAQTRHGGWRRHLTAWFIGAMVCPFAEFFQRYGKAALLILAFIATFRISDIFMGVMANPFYLDLGFSKAQIANIAAAFGLGMTLLGAGLGGLLVARFGIAPILLLTAFMAPLTNLAFAWLAFIGPETYGLVVAIIADNITGGLAISVFIAYLSSLTNTAYTATQYALFSSLMTLPGQFAAGFTGVLAANLGWTSFFMTTALTGLPAIVLAAMLLKFAHPDQVRRPGIE